The Juglans regia cultivar Chandler chromosome 10, Walnut 2.0, whole genome shotgun sequence genome includes the window ttgatcatcttatatataatactttgtTAATTAACCTACAAACTAAATATGAATCGAGCCATTAATTATTCTTTACCAGTCAAATTAATATCTTTCCGATCTAATAGTTTGATTATCTGTGCTCGAAGTTCTTGGCAAATTTCttgatatacatacatacatatacatatacgttggagttatatatatatatttatataagtgaTGATAATTGAATCATGAAAAAGAAGCAATGGATCTAATATGCATGAATAACTTCAGGAACATATATAAAGACTTAATTTGTCGGTGGATCTCTTCCTAATTTGGAGTTACAAATTATATGGgaaagtttatatattttcttcgaGCGAGGGATGTCATGAATCATGATCATGTGCTATTTAGATCCGAACTCTTAGATGAACAAAAGATATGATCTATAGAATTAATAAGTCGGGAATGATCACGACATTCAAGGAAATTTAGTCTTCAAACTGGAATCATGATCAAGAATACATGGcatgatttaattatatatatatatatataatatattgcttCTTCTGATTTTTCGAGGACACTAAAACGTAAAATAAAGCGAGTTGCCCTTCCTTCAAGGGCTTTCTCATGTGGCGATCGAACTTAATtaagtgtaatatatatatatatatagataaatagaAGCCAAAgggtaattaaattaatatggtagctagctatatataacgTATAATTAAACTACaattatatgtatgcatgtttcatgcatgcatgccatatATGATCATAAAAATAGAATGGGAAATAATCATcattcttaattcaaactacAGTACAACTGCTTTTTATAAACACCCATCATACAGGTACGTACTACTACTAATTTGTTCATGGCCGCAAGCAGCTGTTAATTTTCTTATCCACAGCTTAACTTATCCCTGATTAAACATATAACAGTAGATCACTATTTAATTTGGTGTTGCTGCTTCTCTGGTTATGTTTAGAGAGATGTAAGATTGGGTCAACACCACAAAACGAGTGGTACTTCTTCAGTCACAAGGACAGGAAGTATCCAACAGGATCAAGGACGAATAGAGCGACAAATTCTGGCTTCTGGAAGGCAACAGGGAGGGACAAGTGCATTAGAAACAGCCATAAGAAGATAGGTATGAGGAAAACGCTTGTTTTCTACAGAGGTAGAGCTCCCCACGGCCAGAAGACTGACTGGATCATGCATGAATATCGACTTGAAGACAGTGATGATCCTCAAGGAAACGCCAGTACTGTacgtatctctctctctctctctggttgtTCATCAATCGGAACTCATAATATGGGAGTAATTTGTTAGAAAAGCATTTTCGCTTGGGTTAAAGGTGAAAATTAAAGTGAAAGAGAACAACTCAAACTAACTACtctttgttttaagttttaaatgataAGCTTATAATTCAGATTTTATATTGCATGCGTTTGTATAGGAAGATGGTTGGGTGGTTTGCAGGGTGTTCAAGAAGAAGAATCTATTCAAGGTTAATGGGAATGACGGAGGCTCTGGCATGAACTCGGGTCAACAGCTCAACAACACGTTGAACACCAATCAGCCACGCACCTTCCTGCACAGAGAGAACCAATATCTGCCACGTCAACAACACAACAGCGGTAACCAACCAATCTTTGAGCCTGAACTAGCACTCCATCAATACTCCCACATGCCATCCTCTCACTACTCGCTTTTCCAATCCCAACCCCTTCTTCCTACCCACAAGCCCCTCGGCTATGACTACTCGAGCCTCCCTTCGGAGACACCTATCATGGTCAAGCAGCTCATGACAAACCCTAGAGATTGTGAGAGTGGCAGTGACAGCCTCCGGTACCAAGCTTGTGAGCAGGGTTTAGAGGTGGGCACGTGTCAGCCGGCTCCACAATTGGTAACAGGAAGAGATCATGAGGGCATGAATGAATGGGCTATGCTCGACCGGCTTGTCACTTCTCATATTGGAAATCATGATCAAGAATCGTCCAAAGAGGCCGTGAGGTTCGAGGAGGATCCAAACACATCTTCTGCACCCCAAATTAATCAGCTTTCATTGCGAGGAGAGATGGACTTTTGGGGCTATGAGAAATAGCAGAGAACAGCTGGAAATATTGGA containing:
- the LOC109001907 gene encoding protein BEARSKIN2 translates to MASSSGGGVPPGFRFHPTDEELLHYYLKKKVSFQKFDMEVIREVDLNKMEPWDLQERCKIGSTPQNEWYFFSHKDRKYPTGSRTNRATNSGFWKATGRDKCIRNSHKKIGMRKTLVFYRGRAPHGQKTDWIMHEYRLEDSDDPQGNASTEDGWVVCRVFKKKNLFKVNGNDGGSGMNSGQQLNNTLNTNQPRTFLHRENQYLPRQQHNSGNQPIFEPELALHQYSHMPSSHYSLFQSQPLLPTHKPLGYDYSSLPSETPIMVKQLMTNPRDCESGSDSLRYQACEQGLEVGTCQPAPQLVTGRDHEGMNEWAMLDRLVTSHIGNHDQESSKEAVRFEEDPNTSSAPQINQLSLRGEMDFWGYEK